The genomic DNA CAACTGAGCGGGAAAACCGTCAATATGCTCGCGAACTTGCCGAGCGGGGCTACGTCGTTGTCGCGCCAGACTACATTACATTCGGAGATTATGAATACAATTTTGAGACGGATAAATACCAATCCGGGACGATGAAAGGGATCGTGAATCATCAGCGATGTCTTGACCTGCTCCAGTCGATGCCGGAAGTTGATGCGGATCGTCTTGGAGTGATTGGTCACTCTCTGGGTGGTCACAACGCGATTTTTCTGGCTGTCTTCGACAATCGAGTCAAAGTTATTGTATCGAGCTGCGGCTGGACTCCCTTTCACGATTATTATGAAGGAAAACTGGCCGGCTGGACCAGTGATCGTTACATGCCCCTCATTCGCGAACAGTATGAGTTGGACCCGGACCAGGTTCCGTTTGATTTTCCCGAACTGATCGCAGTGCTGGCGCCCCGTCCTTTTTTATCAATCTCCCCGCTCCATGACAGCAACTTCGAAGTCTCAGGTGTTCGTCAGGGAATTCAAAATGCTCGACCAGTTTATGAGTTGTATCAGGCCTCCGAACAGTTGAGACTTTTGACGCCAGACTGTGCCCACGATTTCCCCCTGGAACTCCGCGAAGCGGCTTATCAATTTATTGATGAGGAGTTGAAGCTGGACCCAAAATGAAAAGTTGAATCGAATGGTCGATCGGACGGTTAAAACAAGTTGATGCGGAATGAACCATTAATCCACTTTCAGCGAATTCAGCTCGATTCATGCTTGTCTGGCCCAATTGTAGTCTTTCTGGTTGCGAAAGCCGTTCAGATGAATCGTTCCATTCGGTTCGATGTCGATAATCGAATAGCCGTTACTTTCAGTACCAGAGCCCTCGACCATTGCGACCATCGTACAATAGTGAATACCGCCGATTTCATTGAGGTCGTTCTGATGGCTGTGTCCTTGAAAGACGGCTAAGACTTTGCTGGAGGATTCGAGAATTTTTCTCACGGCGGCATTGTTCTTGACGCCGTGATTATTGTTTACGTCCAGCCGTTGATGTGCGAAGACTATAACCTGCTTGTCCGTCGCATTGAGATCAGCCTTCAGCCATTCCAGTTCAGCGGCTGGGATATTGGCATCAGTCCACTGAAAATTTTTCCGGGCGTAGGGCACGCCATCACTGCGGAAACAGGAGTCCAGCACGACGAAGTGGAAGCCGTCGCGATCAAACGAATAGTAGGACTTCTCCTGGCCAACTTCTCCGAGAAACTCTTCCTTCTTCAGTGTGTCCACACAATGGTTACCTAAGACGTAATGACGATTTTTACAAATAGCCGAGAATTCTCGGTTCACCGTCTTGAGATAATTTAGCTCGACATCGACTGAACTGGCTGCATCGATCAAATCACCGAGTTCTACAATAAAATCCGGTTGATCCTGCTGAAACTGATTTGAGGCTTCTTCAAGCTTATGGAGAGTCTCTCGATAATGTCGTGATCCCCCGGGTGGTTTATCCGCATAATGCAGATCTGTCACGAGTCCGAATCGCAGGCGTTTTGCATTCTCTTCTGCATGCAACAATTGACTTGGATTTAGAGAAGCTGCTGTCAGTACAAGTGCCCCGTTCTTGAGGAATGCTCGTCTTCCAGGTTGAGTAGGATGTTTATCTTTGCTCATTGTGTCTCCTCAAATTATTTTGATTTCAATATGTAGCCGGTTTCTTCATCGGGGAGTGCCGTCTGGACACTTCCACTACACCCCTTCTCTTTCTCGCATCGTCCACTTGCGACAAGCAATCGTCCGCCTGAGAGTCCTTCGATTCCTAACGAGCAGTTCAATTTGTGTCGTCCAAGTAGCTTAAAATCGGCATCGGTGACGAGTAATATTTTCGGATCTCCATAGCAGCCAAACCACCAGCGGTTATGCGCGAAGGTTGCGGTTTGAATCCCAAGAAAGGTCTGACCGCTTTTAACAATATGCTTTTTCTGGAATTGAAATTTGCTGTCGTATTCGTATACGTAATTCACTTCAACATCACCAGGTAATCCTCCGACAACGAAAAAGTGCCCATTGCGGAAACCGATCCCCCCTGCCCCGTGAAAGACTTCCTGCGTTTCATATCTGGCGAGTTCTTCCAGAGTATCCGCGTTGTAAACGTATACCCAGGAATCGGCATTGCCTTTGGGATCGTTGAATTTGCCAAGGTTCACAGCGACATAAAGTTTATCGTCATGGAAGCAGAGATCTCCGTGATGATTGGCAACGGGAATTTTATGTTGCAGTTTTCCTGCCATGTCTGTTTTCACGAGAGTTGTTGTAAAAGACCAGTACATCGCTTTTTCGTCCGTGCAGACTCCCTGCAAATGGTGTGGATAAGTTCCTTCACAATCAATCGTGAACCAGTTGGCTTGCAACTGAGAGGTTATAACTGGTGTCTCAGCGTTGACCATCGCAGTTGTTGTTAACATGCAGAGCATTACCGGCCAGATTGACTTTGGGGACATGATTTTCCTTTAGCGAAAGCTCAAAATTCGTTTTTGTAGTTTAAGATTGTAATTGTTCATAGTTCTAATCTTACTGCAAGTGGACAGAACCTGAAGCTCTGCGATCAAGCGAAACCTTCGCGAACTATTAACCGATGATTTACGTATTGAGACGTCTTGTTGAGGAAACCAAATGCAGAAATTGCTAAGATAAACAACCCTCGATCTAAATCTCAAATTGAACTTATTGAGATAAAAGCTATCAGTTCAGAAATCTGATCTATTACTGGAATAAAAAATGAAAACACTTCTTTTTCTCGCATTTTTACTCACCGCTTCGACCGTTCAAGGCGAGCCCACCAACGCGAAAGAAGCTGCAGAAAAGGAGGCAGCAGCCAATCAACTGATCGATGAACAGTACGCTGCTCTCGTCGCGACACTTTCACCAGCAGAGCAAGCCTGGGAGCAAGTCCTGCAGGAAAATCTTGGCAGCTTCTATTTGCCAATTCATAAGCGTCAAAAAGTAGCGGGACGTTCCAATGCCTGGGATTTCGTCGATGATGATCCGAAACTCCCCCGTGTACTACTTATTGGAGATTCGGTTTCACGTGGCTATACACAAAGCGTTCGTAAGGCTTTGGCAGGTAAGGCGAATGTTCATCGTGCTCCAGCAAACTGCGGTCCGACTGCGACGGGCTTGAAGAAGATGGACGTCTGGCTGGGCGATGGCAATTGGGATGTCATCCACTTTAACTTTGGAATTCATGACCGAAATACTCCGATTACTGAGTACAGTGAGCGTCTGGAACAGCTTGTTGAACGAATGCAGAAGACCGGTGCGAAAATCATTTGGGCCAGCACGACTCCAATCCCCGATGACGAATCGAAAAAACAAACCGCACAGTCAATCGTCGATCGAAACGAGGCAGCTGCTCAGATTATGGCCAAACACGGTGTCGCGACTGACGACCTCTTCACCCTAATCACACCTCATCTGGAGGAAATGCAGAACCCCAATGACGTTCATTTCAATAGTGCAGGCTACGAGTTTCTCGGACAACGCGTGGGAGAGGCGATTTTGAAAGCTTTGAAATAAGTTCAATCATATCGCAAATATCAAGATGTCCCAATTTATTGCAATAGTCGCCTACCGTTGTCTCATCAATTGTATTTCGGACAAATCACTCGATATTCAAGTTCAGTGGTTTAACGTAAATAACATTGATGAGGTGTTCGTCAGCAGATTTGGCAAGCCCCAATCTGTTGTTACATGAACGATAATGGTGAAACCGTTTCCTGGGAGCTAGCAGAAGTCTTTGCCATTGAGCCATTTGTACCAAAAATTTCGGGAGAAGAAATTGTCGGGTTTATTGCCTCAACAGAGGAACTCAGTGATCTTGCTTAAATCTGTTGAGGAACAATTGAGTTTAAAATCAGTTCTCAAAAAATAAGGCAAGATGGAATCGCGATGATCCCATCTTGCCTGTGAGAGTTTGATGCTAATCATAAATACTCAAACAAATCGTTAGTTCTTAGCCAGAGGCTTTGATTCTTTTTGCTGAGATTGTTCCAGATCGAATCGATCAAGATTCATGACCTTATCCCAGACGGCAACGAAGTCTTTGACGAATTTCTTCTTGGCGTCCTTGCTGGCATAAACTTCTGAGATGGCTCGAAGTTGGGAGTTTGAGCCGAATACGAGATCGACAGAACTGGCTGTCCATTTGACTTTGTCTGTTTTGCGATCGCGTCCTTCGTAGAAATGCTCGCACATGGGTGAGATCTGCCATTGGGTGTCCATGTCCAGCAGATTGACGAAGAAATCGTTGGTCAATGTTCCTGGTTTATCTGTAAAGACACCAAGCTTCGCGATTGGGCCACCACCTGCGTTAGTTCCCAGTACTCGCATTCCGCCGACAAGAACTGTCATTTCTGGA from Rubinisphaera italica includes the following:
- a CDS encoding metallophosphoesterase family protein — protein: MSKDKHPTQPGRRAFLKNGALVLTAASLNPSQLLHAEENAKRLRFGLVTDLHYADKPPGGSRHYRETLHKLEEASNQFQQDQPDFIVELGDLIDAASSVDVELNYLKTVNREFSAICKNRHYVLGNHCVDTLKKEEFLGEVGQEKSYYSFDRDGFHFVVLDSCFRSDGVPYARKNFQWTDANIPAAELEWLKADLNATDKQVIVFAHQRLDVNNNHGVKNNAAVRKILESSSKVLAVFQGHSHQNDLNEIGGIHYCTMVAMVEGSGTESNGYSIIDIEPNGTIHLNGFRNQKDYNWARQA
- a CDS encoding alpha/beta hydrolase family protein, producing the protein MLLPLFSRFAALSFLRSLGLMLFLLSLLSQLLQAQDKLDHRKLTHYLNDEGEAVPIRSTDDWEKRRADVLQNMQQVTGTHPGRRTNLLLQVHVLEEVVEKAYRRQTITIDSGDGDRIPALLYIPNTANPNQKRPGIVALHPTGAAGKLIVDGSTERENRQYARELAERGYVVVAPDYITFGDYEYNFETDKYQSGTMKGIVNHQRCLDLLQSMPEVDADRLGVIGHSLGGHNAIFLAVFDNRVKVIVSSCGWTPFHDYYEGKLAGWTSDRYMPLIREQYELDPDQVPFDFPELIAVLAPRPFLSISPLHDSNFEVSGVRQGIQNARPVYELYQASEQLRLLTPDCAHDFPLELREAAYQFIDEELKLDPK
- a CDS encoding SGNH/GDSL hydrolase family protein; the protein is MKTLLFLAFLLTASTVQGEPTNAKEAAEKEAAANQLIDEQYAALVATLSPAEQAWEQVLQENLGSFYLPIHKRQKVAGRSNAWDFVDDDPKLPRVLLIGDSVSRGYTQSVRKALAGKANVHRAPANCGPTATGLKKMDVWLGDGNWDVIHFNFGIHDRNTPITEYSERLEQLVERMQKTGAKIIWASTTPIPDDESKKQTAQSIVDRNEAAAQIMAKHGVATDDLFTLITPHLEEMQNPNDVHFNSAGYEFLGQRVGEAILKALK